The genome window CTCGACGACCTCGTCATCCAGTCCGTCCTGCTGGTGCTGGGGCCGTTCGCGCTGGTGCGGTTCGTCTACACCCGGCGGCTCTCCCGCATCGAGGACGCGACGCCGGACCTGCTCGAACGGCTGGCGAGCTTGAACGAGGCCGGGATGACCGTCGTCGAGAGCCTCCGGCGGGTCCGCGGCAGCGACATCGGCGTGCTCACCGAAGAGATGCACCGCATCTGGGCAGACATCAGGATGGGGGCGAACGTCGACGACGCGTTCGTCCGGTTCGGCCGCCGGGTCCAGACGACGGCGATAACGCGCATCGTGACCCTGCTGACCCACGCGATGCACGCCTCGGGACAGCTCGGACCGGTGTTCCGCATCGCGGCCACGCAGTCCCGGGCCGACCTCCGGTTGAAGCAGCGGCGACGCCAGCAGATGCTCACCTACCTCGTGGTCATCTACGTCGCCTTCCTGGTGTTCCTGGTCATCATCGTCGCCGTCCAGGAGGTGCTGGTCCCGAGCCTCCCCTCCAGCGTGCCGACGCCGGCCGGCGAGTCGAACCGCCTCGGCGTCAGCGTCGACCAGTTCGCCCGCTTCGGCCGCGTCGACAAGGCCGCGTACACGCTCGTGTTCTTCCACACCGCGCTGATTCAGGCGGTTCTCACGGGCTTCATTGGCGGCCAACTCGGCGAGGGGACGCTCAAGGACGGCGCGAAACACGCCGCGATTCTGCTGGGCGTCGCCTACGTCGCCTTCATCCTCCTCACCTCGCCGGTCGCGTCGATGACGGTCACCGGTCCCGCCGTCGCGGACGACCAGATAACGGTCGAGTCAGCGTCGCTGTCGGAGGGCGGATTCATCGTCGTCCGCCAGTTCGAGGCCGACGGGCGAGTGCTCGGGACCTCCGAGTACCTCCCCTCGGGCACGCACAGCGACGTGCGGATTACGCTGGACAGGCCCCCCTCGACCGGGCAGTCGCTCGTGCTCGTCGCCCACCAGGACACCAACGGGAACCAGGAACTCGACTACCCCTTCGACAGCACCGCTGGCTCGCCGGACCGGCCGTACGCGGCGTCGACGGCCGGCGAGAACGTCACCGTCGAGTACACGGTCGGCTGACGCTGGATTTACGGTGTCCAGTCGGGTAGGGTGCGCTGATGGAGTTCGCCGCCTTCGCCGACCGGGCCGACGCAATCGAAGCCGAGAGCGCCGACACCGCGATTACCGAGGCGGTCACCGACCTGTTCGCCGACGCGGGGTCTGACCTCCCGACGCTCGCTCGCTTCGTCCAGGGCCGGGTGTTCCCGGCCTACGAATCGCGCACGCTCGACATCGGGCCGCGGCTCTGCTACGAGGCCATCGCGCGGGCGGCCGGTCGGAACGTACGCGCCGACGACGTGGAGGGGCGGCTGGCCGACGTGGGCGAAATCGGAGCCGTCGCGGCCAGCTACGACCTCGGCGGCCAGCAGGGCCTCGCCGCGTTCGGAGCCGGCGGGACCGACGTGCTCACGGTGGCCGAACTCGACGCCGAGCTACGGGACCTGGCGGCCGTCGACGGCAGCGGGAGCCAGGGGACCAAGGTGGACATCCTCTTCGGGCTGTTCAACCGCTGCTCGCCGTCGGAAGCCGCCTTCCTCGCCCGACTCGTCCTCTCGGAGATGCGCATCGGCGTCGGCGAGGGAACGGTCCGCGACGCCGTCGCGGCCGCCTTCGACGTGCCCGTCGAAGCCGTCGAGCGGGCGCTCCAGGTCTCGAACGACTACGGGTACGTCGCCGAGGTGGCCCGCGACGAGGGCGAGGACGGGCTGGCGGCCATCACGCTCGAAATCGGCCGCCCGGTCCAGGCGATGCTCGCGCAGGCGGGGACCGTCACCGGGGCGCTCGACGACTGGGAGCGCGTCGCGGTCGAGTGGAAGTACGACGGCGCTCGCGTGCAGGTCCACTTCGACGGCGAGGACGCCCGCCTGTTCTCCCGGAACATGGAGGAGGTCACCGACCCGCTCCCGGAAGTCGTCGACCGCGTCGAGTCGACGCTGTCCGCGCCCGCCATCCTCGACGGCGAGGTCGTCGCGGTCGACGACGACGGCGACCCGCTCCCCTTCCAGGAGGTCCTTCGGCGCTTCCGACGCAAGCACGACGTGGCCGCGGCCCGCGAGGACGTGGCGGTCCGCCTGCACGCCTTCGACTGCCTGCACGCCGATGGCGAGGACCTGCTGGACGCCCCGCTGCAGACGCGTCACGACCGCCTCGACTCGCTGTGTGCCGCCGACGGCGATCTCGTCTCAGAGGTCCAGGTCTGTGACACCGCCGACGAGATCGAGAAGATCGAGGCGGCGGCCCTCGAAGCCGGCCAGGAGGGAATCATGCTGAAAGACCCGACAGCAGCGTACTCGCCGGGCAAGCGGGGCAAACACTGGCGCAAGCGCAAGCCCGACGTGGAGACGCTGGACTGCCTCGTCACCGGCGCGGAGTGGGGCGAGGGTCGCCGGGCGAACGTCCTCGGGACGTTCGAACTCGCCGTGCGGACCGACGACGGCTACGCCACCGTCGGCAACGTCGCCACGGGGCTCACCGACGAAGAACTCGACGACCTGACCGAGCGCTTCGAGGCACACGTCCGCGCCGAGGACGGCCGCGAGGTCGACCTCGACCCCGCCGTCGTCTTCGAGGTCGGCTACGAGGAGATACAGGCCTCCCAGTCCTACGACTCGGGCTACGCGCTGCGATTCCCCCGATTCCGCTCGGTCCGCGAGGACAAATCTCCCGCGGACGCCGACTCGCTGGAGCGGGTCGAGCGACTGGCCGAGAACGGCTGACCGGCGACGACGAACGAGCGCGGTTCGCGGTCCGGACCGACACGCGTAATGGCCACCTCCGTGTACGATCCTCCATGACGATCCGACACGACGGCATCACCGCCGAGTGGCTCGGCTACGCGACCCTCCGACTCGAAGGCGAAGACACAGTGGTCTACTTCGACCCCGGCCGCTACGGCGTCCTCACCGGCGAGTGGGAGCCTGACACGCCCGGCGTCGGCCACCCGCCGACGCGCGACTACGCCCCGAAGGACGGCGACATCGTCTGTGTTACTCACGTCCACCACTACGACCCCGACGGCATCCGCCGGGTCGCCAGCGACGACGCCACCGTCGTCGCCTGCGATGGCATCAACGTCCACGCCTCCGACCGCGACCTCGACCGTCTCGCCGACCTCGACTACGAGGTGCGCGAGGTATCGACGGAGGCCGACATCCTGGTCGACGGCGTGCCAATCTGGACCGTCCCGGCGTACAACCACGAGGACGGCCGGAACCTCAAGGACGACGGCACGCCCATCCACCCGAAGGGCATCGGCTGTGGCTTCCTCGTCGCCGTCGACGACACCCGCGTGTTCTGGACCGGAGACACCGACGTGCTGGAGGGCCACGCGGAACTCGACGTCTCGCTGTTCGTCCCCTCCATCGCCCAGAGCTACACGATGAACCGCCACGAGGCCGCCGACCTCGCCGAGGCGATGGACCCGGACCTCGTGCTCCCGATGCACTACAACACGTTCACGTCGCTGGAAGCCGACTCGGGCGCGTTCGCCGAGGACGTGGCAAAGCGCGGCGTGCCGGTCGTGCTGGACGAGAACTGACTGGCGAACCAGCCTGACAACGCCGTACTTCCCCCTACTCAGTGCGACCGTTCTCGTTTTCCACTCGACAGAAAACACTTACCGAGAGACAGGAGATGGACTGGCAATGCCCTCCTCCCGTCGGCGCTACCTTCGCGGCTGTGTCGCGACCCTCGGACTGGCAACCGCTGGCTGTCTCGGTTCGGACGGGGCCATAGAGACTACACCGATTGGAACTGAGGCGACGCCGGAATCAAAGGTCGAGACGGCCACCCACACGAAGAGCGGGGAAACGGAACCGGTCGTCGCCTGGCGGCATTCACTCGGTTCAGCAATCACTGCCCCGCCAATCAGTACGGGGAGCCATCTGTACGTCGGCACCGAGTCGGGAACGGTCGCAACACTCGCAACTGCTGACGGGAGCCAGCAGTGGTCGTACGACGCGAGCGACCCCATCAGTTCGCAGCCGAGACGCGTCGGGAACACCGTCTTCGTCGTACGCGGGAAAGAGGGGCTGTACGAGGACCACAGCGTCGTCGCGCTCGACGCCGAAACCGGCGCGAAACAGTGGACGTTCGCGCCTGAAGAGTGGTGGCTGGAGTTGCTCGGCGCGACCGAGGACATGGTGTACATCGGGACGAACACCGACGCCCCGTCGAAGCAGGGGCGAACGCTCTACGCGCTCACCGTCTCTGACGGGTCGGTGCAATGGTCCGGGGAAATCGGGGACCAGTACGAGGGAGCGGTGCGCAACGGGGCGATATACGTGGCGTCGTACGGTCGGTTCTACGCGTACGACGCTGAGACCGGTGAGCAACGGTGGACTAGTGACGTCTCGGACTACTACTCCCAGACGATGGTCGCCACCGACGACACGCTCTGTTATGCCGCCGACGTGGACGAGACTCACGGCACGCTCATCGGCGTCGCGGCCGACACCGGTGCGACCCGCTGGACCCACGACGACGGGTTCGTGACATCGACGACCCTCCACGACGGGATGCTCTACGTCGGCGGCCCACACGTCGCCGCGCTCGACCCGACGACCGGCGAGCAACGGTGGCGAGCGGACCAGTCCGGGTACGTCCAACAGGCCCCGGTTCAGAATGGGACACTCTATACGGGCGGCGACGTGGTTCGCGGTCACGACAGTAGTACCGGCGAACTTGACTGGTCGTGGGAGCCGGACGTGAACGTCGAGGGACTGATGCCGGCGGCGGTCGTCTCCGATACCCTGTACGTGGACTCGTGGACGGACGGCGACCCACGGAACCGATTCAAATTCGCGGTCGATGCGACGGCGGGGACGGAACGGTGGACGTTCGACGCCGAGCGCGACCTGACCGACCTGTCCGCTGACGGGTCGCGGGCGTACGTCGCTGCCGAAAACACGGTGTACGCGCTAGAATAACCGGGAACCCGTCCCGTCGACGCCGCGCTTACAGGATACCCATCTCGGTCAGCCGCTCGGGCAGATACGTGTCCGTCACGAAGTCGAGCCCGCGAGAGGCCAGCGCCTGCTGTTCTGCCTTCTTGTTGATGTCGAGCTGGAGCTCTATCTGCTCGGTCCAGAACTCCGACTGGAAGCGCGGGTCCTCCAGTTCGCTCTCCAGGGCATTGACGTCGGAGTCCGACAGCGGGTCCGTCGGTAGTTCGTACTCGACGATGTCCTCCGGGCGGATACCGATGAACTGGGCCTCGGGGGTCGCCAGGTACTCCGAGAGGTGCGCGCTCTTGATGGAGCCGTAGGAGACCGACCCGAAGATGCGGTACGACCACGGGTCACCGTCAGTGAACACCGTGACCGGGAGGTCGAGTTCGTCGTGGAGCCGCTTGATGAGCCGCCGGGTCGCCCGCGCCGGCTGGCCGCCGAGGTGGACGACAAGCGCGTCGTACTCGTCGTCGAAACCGTTCTCGACGAGTCGGTCGCGCATGCCGCCGGTCTCCACGCAGAGGACGAACGCCGCGTCGTTGTCGAGGAACTCGATGGTGTCGGGGTTGTTCGGAATCTGGTAGCCGCCCTGCCCGACGTCGTCCTGGCAGTGAATCTCGCGGTCGCCGCGGTTGGTCTGCTCGCGGAGGAGCAGCGGTCCCATCACCTTCGCCCCGGACTCCTCCGGGCGCATGTGGAAGTCCTCGCGTTTGACGTCGGAGACGATTTCGAGGTCCTCGATGAGGTTGTTCGACTCGTCCTGCGTGTTGAACTGGGCCTCGTCGAGGTCCCAGGACTCCGAGAGGTAGTACAGTTCACGCAGGGTCGAGGAGCGGTCCTCCTCCAGTTGCTGGGAGAGGAAGTCGATGGTGTAGACGGCTTTCAGAATCTTCTCGGCCCCGGAAATCGTCTTGGCCGACCGGGTGGAGTTGCGGTCGCCGTACACCCAGACCTGCTCGTCCTCGTCGAAGACGATGTTGGACTTGGTCCGGGTCGGGATGGTCATCGTCGGCACCTCGCCGTCGGCGAACTGGTCGTAGAAGTCCGCCGCGAGGTCGATGAGTTGCTCGCGCGCTTCCTCGGTGTCGGGTGTGGTGTCTGAGTCGGTGCTCATGTCAGGCGTTCACCGTGAGTTTCTCCTCTTCGACGCCGTCGACCGAGACGGTGAACTCGGCCTCGTCGCGCACGCTGTACTCCAGGACGGCGGTCTCGCCGGCCGCCACCGTCGGCGACCACTTGACGAACCACTCGCCGTCCATCTCGACGACGGTCGCGCCGTTGGTGTCCTGTGGCTCGGCGGTGACGATGTCGGTCAGGTCGATGTCCGCGTTCGTGTCGTCGTTGTTCTCGACGGTCACGCGGACGGTGCCGTCCTCGACCTCGCGCTCGACGAGCACGTTGTTCATGATGCGCGCCAGCGAGTCGTCGATGTGCAGGTCGTCGTTGCCGGTCACTTCGGTGAGCTTCTCGGCCATCTCGGGCAGGATAGTCGCCAGCTTGTCCTGTTTCTCGCGGCGCTGTTGCATCGACTGGCGCTTGTTCAGGTAGCTCTTGAGTTCGCGGGCGGCCTCCCGGATGGCGAGTTCTATCTCGTCTTCCATCTCGGGGACGTTGGCGATGGCGTCCTTGGACTCGCTGGTGAACGGCACGTTCGTCGAGGCGACGTGGACCATGACGACCGCCGGCCCGTTAGGGATGCCCGAGCCGCCGGGCTGGTCGAGGTTGTAGTTGCGCCAGCGAATTGACTTCACCACGTCCGTCGTCGCACAGGCCCCGCGCTGGTAGACGAGCGGCACGCGGTTGGCAAAGCGCATCACGTCGACGCTGCCCTCGGCCTCCAGTTCGCCGCCGTAGGCGATGCCGGCCTCGACGATGAACGGGTCGCCGCCGTGGACCGCCGCGTCCCGCGTCGAGGCGGCGTAGAAGTCCGCGTCGAACTCCTTGCGGAGCCCCTCCTCGACCAGTTCGGCGCTGATGGGCGAGAGACAGTCCGTCGGCGGCGCGATGATGTCCGTCTCGCGCATCGCCGACAGCAGTTCGCTCGCGGTGTCGCGGTCGGCGGCGATGTCGGCGACCTTCGGCGGGTCCTCCGGGATGCTCACGGCCGCGGTCCAGAGCTCGTCCAGCACGTTCTCGCGGGCCGTCTCGCCGAAGGTGGCGTCGTCCTGCTCCTCGGTCATGTCGGCCGCACGGTCGACGTACCCCCGGAGTTCGTCGCGGGTCAGCCGGTGGCGGCCCTCGTCGGCGAACTTGTCGGCGAGGCGCGTCGCGAGGCCCTCGATTGCGGCGTCGTCCTTCCGGACCGTCGTCGCCTCGTCGACCAGCGCGTACAGGTCGCTGGACAGGTCGCTCGTGACTGCGCCCCACGCGGCCTCGACGGCGTTCTCTCGGACCGTCGCGCCGAACGTCGTGTCGCCGTTGGCCTCGGCCTCGTCAGCGGCCTCGTCGACGATGGCCTCGACCTCGTGGTACGCGACCCGGTCGCGGTCGTGAATCGCGTCAGAAACGGCGGCGGCGAAGGTCGCGGTCGTCTCCGCGCCCTTGTTCGCCACGGCGGCCTCCACGGCGGCCTCGACGTCTGCGTCCTCGCCGACCTTCGGCGGCTGCCAGGCCATGCCGCGACCGTAGTGACGGTCGTTGAAGTTCGCGATGACGCTGTCGGCGGTCTTGCCGCCGACGCGGGTGAACTCCTCCTGCATGAACCCCGACACGGAGTAGGAGTCGGTGGCTTCGAGCATCTTCAGCAGGGTCCCGAGTTCGACGCCGTGGGGATGGGGTCGAATCTCCTCGGTTTCGTCGGGGAGGTCCGCGCCCTCCGCGCGCTCGAACTTCAGGGACTCCTCCAGTCCGGGCTCGTCGAACTCGATGCGGGCGTGGGGGTTGACGACGGCGGTGTCCTGGATGTAGTCCCGCAGCGTCGACCGGGCGCGCATGTTGGCCTCCATCTCCAGTTCGATGCGGGTCCCGTGGGGGCGCTCCCACGTCGTCGTCTCGTCG of Haloarcula sp. DT43 contains these proteins:
- a CDS encoding DNA topoisomerase IV subunit A — encoded protein: MSTDSDTTPDTEEAREQLIDLAADFYDQFADGEVPTMTIPTRTKSNIVFDEDEQVWVYGDRNSTRSAKTISGAEKILKAVYTIDFLSQQLEEDRSSTLRELYYLSESWDLDEAQFNTQDESNNLIEDLEIVSDVKREDFHMRPEESGAKVMGPLLLREQTNRGDREIHCQDDVGQGGYQIPNNPDTIEFLDNDAAFVLCVETGGMRDRLVENGFDDEYDALVVHLGGQPARATRRLIKRLHDELDLPVTVFTDGDPWSYRIFGSVSYGSIKSAHLSEYLATPEAQFIGIRPEDIVEYELPTDPLSDSDVNALESELEDPRFQSEFWTEQIELQLDINKKAEQQALASRGLDFVTDTYLPERLTEMGIL
- the ligA gene encoding ATP-dependent DNA ligase LigA; the protein is MEFAAFADRADAIEAESADTAITEAVTDLFADAGSDLPTLARFVQGRVFPAYESRTLDIGPRLCYEAIARAAGRNVRADDVEGRLADVGEIGAVAASYDLGGQQGLAAFGAGGTDVLTVAELDAELRDLAAVDGSGSQGTKVDILFGLFNRCSPSEAAFLARLVLSEMRIGVGEGTVRDAVAAAFDVPVEAVERALQVSNDYGYVAEVARDEGEDGLAAITLEIGRPVQAMLAQAGTVTGALDDWERVAVEWKYDGARVQVHFDGEDARLFSRNMEEVTDPLPEVVDRVESTLSAPAILDGEVVAVDDDGDPLPFQEVLRRFRRKHDVAAAREDVAVRLHAFDCLHADGEDLLDAPLQTRHDRLDSLCAADGDLVSEVQVCDTADEIEKIEAAALEAGQEGIMLKDPTAAYSPGKRGKHWRKRKPDVETLDCLVTGAEWGEGRRANVLGTFELAVRTDDGYATVGNVATGLTDEELDDLTERFEAHVRAEDGREVDLDPAVVFEVGYEEIQASQSYDSGYALRFPRFRSVREDKSPADADSLERVERLAENG
- a CDS encoding outer membrane protein assembly factor BamB family protein codes for the protein MPSSRRRYLRGCVATLGLATAGCLGSDGAIETTPIGTEATPESKVETATHTKSGETEPVVAWRHSLGSAITAPPISTGSHLYVGTESGTVATLATADGSQQWSYDASDPISSQPRRVGNTVFVVRGKEGLYEDHSVVALDAETGAKQWTFAPEEWWLELLGATEDMVYIGTNTDAPSKQGRTLYALTVSDGSVQWSGEIGDQYEGAVRNGAIYVASYGRFYAYDAETGEQRWTSDVSDYYSQTMVATDDTLCYAADVDETHGTLIGVAADTGATRWTHDDGFVTSTTLHDGMLYVGGPHVAALDPTTGEQRWRADQSGYVQQAPVQNGTLYTGGDVVRGHDSSTGELDWSWEPDVNVEGLMPAAVVSDTLYVDSWTDGDPRNRFKFAVDATAGTERWTFDAERDLTDLSADGSRAYVAAENTVYALE
- a CDS encoding DNA topoisomerase VI subunit B produces the protein MTSYQSRLGEGKGIAEELAESQRAISIAEFFEKNKHMLGFDSEARALVTAVKEAVDNALDACEEAGILPDIYVEIQEAGDYYRLVVEDNGPGITKEQAPKIFGKLLYGSRFHAREQNRGQQGIGISAAVLYSQLTSGKPAKITSRPKGQDEAQYFELIVDTDTNEPEISVDETTTWERPHGTRIELEMEANMRARSTLRDYIQDTAVVNPHARIEFDEPGLEESLKFERAEGADLPDETEEIRPHPHGVELGTLLKMLEATDSYSVSGFMQEEFTRVGGKTADSVIANFNDRHYGRGMAWQPPKVGEDADVEAAVEAAVANKGAETTATFAAAVSDAIHDRDRVAYHEVEAIVDEAADEAEANGDTTFGATVRENAVEAAWGAVTSDLSSDLYALVDEATTVRKDDAAIEGLATRLADKFADEGRHRLTRDELRGYVDRAADMTEEQDDATFGETARENVLDELWTAAVSIPEDPPKVADIAADRDTASELLSAMRETDIIAPPTDCLSPISAELVEEGLRKEFDADFYAASTRDAAVHGGDPFIVEAGIAYGGELEAEGSVDVMRFANRVPLVYQRGACATTDVVKSIRWRNYNLDQPGGSGIPNGPAVVMVHVASTNVPFTSESKDAIANVPEMEDEIELAIREAARELKSYLNKRQSMQQRREKQDKLATILPEMAEKLTEVTGNDDLHIDDSLARIMNNVLVEREVEDGTVRVTVENNDDTNADIDLTDIVTAEPQDTNGATVVEMDGEWFVKWSPTVAAGETAVLEYSVRDEAEFTVSVDGVEEEKLTVNA
- a CDS encoding MBL fold metallo-hydrolase — translated: MTIRHDGITAEWLGYATLRLEGEDTVVYFDPGRYGVLTGEWEPDTPGVGHPPTRDYAPKDGDIVCVTHVHHYDPDGIRRVASDDATVVACDGINVHASDRDLDRLADLDYEVREVSTEADILVDGVPIWTVPAYNHEDGRNLKDDGTPIHPKGIGCGFLVAVDDTRVFWTGDTDVLEGHAELDVSLFVPSIAQSYTMNRHEAADLAEAMDPDLVLPMHYNTFTSLEADSGAFAEDVAKRGVPVVLDEN